Below is a window of Bombus pyrosoma isolate SC7728 linkage group LG14, ASM1482585v1, whole genome shotgun sequence DNA.
TATCAGTAATCAAAATGGTATGTTCACATTGTGCAGTTCGTGCATTATCTATTGTAACAGCTGTCCATCCATCTTCTAGAATTTTAACTTCCTTACTACCTTGACTTACAACTGGTTCAATAGTAAATGTCATCCCAGGCAACATTTTTCCGTCAAAATTATTTgctaataataacataaaacatttataaattaaatacaatataataaatatttaaatccttagtatgtttatacattataccaaAACAGCAACATAccaaaatggaaaatatctgGTGGTCCATGAAAATATGTACCTATGCCATGTCCTGCAAATACTGGCACTATAGAATATCCTTGTTTAGCTGCTGTTTCTTCTATAACATTCCCTAAAAATTAAGAGAGAACATATAAAAATCCTACAGCATATTCAGATTATTACAATCATCAcctatattattgaaattttcattaggTTTACAAATATCAATAGCATTTTTTAAGCACAATTCTGTTACACTTATTAAACGTTTAGCTTCATCATCACATTCTTCCACTTCAAACATTTTTGAACAATCTCCATGATAACCATGTAAATATAcctaaaaagaaataaaatattactttggatttttatatttataactgcaaaaatatgtatataaaatatatattataatataatatattacttcTACTAACTGTTACATcaacatttaatatatctcCTTTTGCTAATGGCCTTTTATCTGGAATTCCATGGCAAGCAACGTTATTAATACTAGTGCATATTGACTTTGGAAATCCTTTATAATTAAGCGGACTAGGATAAGCTCCATTGCTTATAATCATTTCATGGACTACTGCATCTAACTCATCTGTAGTTATACCAGGCTGAAATAACGATTGTTATTTAAACTACGCTCTTAGTTAAATTTCATGTTTGTAGTTAATGTATACCTTTATGTATTGTTTAATATGAGTTAATACTTTTTTAGCAAAGCTACAACTGTCTCTCATACTttgtatttgatttttatctttaatttcggGTTTTTTTGGACCATCACGAGGTATTGAAGATTGACTGTAAGAAGGTTTAGGGATATACGGTGGTACTTCTCTAATTTCAGAAACTTCCCATGGTACAATAACCTCGTAACTTccaaaagaattatttataaatttacgtGGTATtgtctaaaaaaaattattacactGAATAGTTGTatgacaataaatataaaataacactGTTTTCTTGAGATAAACGTACTTTGggttttcttttaaaaaagcttctgagaaacatttttggggtatttatataattataatttggaACAAAAGATCAATTAAAAAGTTCcgtatttatgattttattatatttataattttcattcttgtGCCTAAAAAAATCTATTAGAAAGATATGTATATGgagtttgtttaaattaatgaattgaaAGAAACCTGGAATTTGACGTCACATCATTGACTACGTACAAATCAGCTGATATAAGAattgttcgataaaataacCTTGAAAAATCTACATTCACAAACCATGAATGCTATGAAATCGTTTCGTGAAATACTAGCGCACGCAAAGAACGTGTTAATATTAACTGGTAGTGGAATTTCTGCAGAATCTGGTATCCCTACATTTAGAGGTGCTGGTGGTTTTTGGAGAAAATATCAAGCTGAAAATCTTGCAACTCCAGAAGCATTTGCAGCAAACCCTTCTTTAGTGTGggaattttacgaatatcgTAGAAGAGTGGCGAGTGAAGCTAAGCCTAATAGGGTATTTTAAGaagtacatttttttatttctgattaatacacatttcttaaaaaattatttgtacattaaATTAAGTTTTTAGGCTCATGAAGCAATTGCAGTTTTTCAAAATCGTTATTTAAAAGAAGgtaaaaatgttacaattgTAACACAAAATATCGATGAACTTCATCAAAGGGCAGGAGCCAAGGATGTAGTGGAGCTTCATGGTTCGTTGTATAAAACTAGATGTACGATTTGTCATGAAATTGTTGTAAATAGGAATATTCCAATATGTTCTGCATTAGAGGGAAAAGGGTAagatatctttaatatttcattatagatattattaatataaatatgaataggTCGCCAGATCCAAATATTATGATTTCTGATATTCCAAAAGAAGATTTACCTAAATGTGCAAAAGAAGATTGTAAAGGTTTACTAAGACCTCACATTGTATGGTTTGGTGAAAATTTGGATGACTATATACTGGAACAAGCTTGTgagtatttttttatctatataaatgtgcattagaaattttaacaataaattataacatttagataaaataactttttaaataataataataatattttttttgaCATAATAATGTCttctattcaaattttagATACCGCCGTTGAAAACTGTGACATCTGCTTGATTATCGGTACTTCATCTATAGTATACCCTGCGGCAATGTTCGCACCGCAAGTAGCACAACGTGGAATTCCTGTTGCTGAATTTAACTTAGAAACAACTCCCGCTACGAACTATTTCGAGtaaactaaaattataattatcgcaAACATTctgtagataaaataaatatatgtaatgtaagaaaatataaaatgtagtaatatattcaaaatctTATGATATCTTGTGACAATCCTGAGATATTGAAATGCATGTAAAACATTCATGAATAGTCTTCGAAGTCCTGTACTTTTTTACTTGAACTATTTGCATGACGTATTATCtgcaacaaaataatatatgcatTATTTAAAGGTACCATTTCCAAGGTCCCTGCACCATTACTGTGACAGAAGCTTTAGAACCTTGATTCCCAAAAGTTAAACGaagatagaaattataatagtttaCCTTGTACTAGGCATACTTCGGTATTTAGTTCAAGATGGTGTAAATACTCCAACCATGATTGTTGTTTGGTTGAAAGGACATCTCGTGGGCCTTTCacttctataattttatgctttaggaaaaaatatgtattttgaaattaaaaaagaataaaatattaatttataagaaatttcattttttgtaaaatgtatgaataaaagtatgaataaaaatatatttcttaacacTTTTTTCtcaatgttatttattaaataaatactcaCCCTTTTGGTATCATAATTCCATACAATTAAATCTGGAAATCCAGCTTTCCAGAGTTTGAAATTGTCAATCAGTCGTTTACAAATCCCTATTACACCCTGAGTTCCCAAACAATGTACTATTTGctataaaatagattttcatTGTGCATTATTAAGTTTTATGATATGTTGGATGATAAAACAATGGAATCAGTAAGATATGCACCTTCAGTTGCAAACTATCTGACTTAATTGGACTTGATGAcattatcgatcgatatcgtcCAAATTCCGCGAACTTTTCTTGCATGAAGGAGCTTAAAAACTCAGAATTGTAGCTACCAATAATTTGAAGTTTCCTATCTATTTcgtttttcctattttcatagaattcgCCTGTAAATAAATCACTCGGAGCTTCTTGATATGGTGATGAAAATGCTCCAGGAACATGCACATCATACAATTCTTCCCAAAACAAAGTACAAAATAGAGTAATCGGTAATGCACCTTCCAAATGCAATCCATTAGGGAATCCTTGTTTCTGATAATAATGGAATGCAACAGTTTCTACCGATCCATAACTTTGACCAtcagtattactttttatacacCAAGTACTTTTACTGCCTGCAGTATTTCTagaacaatttaatttcacgttatatctaaaaataaaaaaggcaacacgtatataattaaatttaccttGGCATTTCTGTGGCGTATATAGTGACGGAGTTGCTCTGATAGAACATGGGTGATATAACATCCTCCAATATACAATGAtcacataatattttattaagagtATCTCTTGTGCTTGGTTTAAttccatctttcttcttcacaatttttcttgctcttttcataagatttattttatctatttgtgTTATGTTTTCTGTATTTAAGGCTTTTATTATAATGGATGCACATGTTTCTATGTCTTTGTGGTGATACATTTCAATGAGAGCTAATTCATCATACCATTTCCCtttatatgtatgcatataacAATTTTGCTCCAATAAGAACAATAAGATCTCTACCacttgctttttatttttgtttgttgcATCTCCGTTTTTTCCATCTTTGGCCTTTTTATCTTGATCCTTTTTAAATGCCTCTATAGATATGGAAAGTATTTTCATCCACACAAATGCTGGCATATAACGAGTAACATGTTTAGGAAGCATAGAATATTCTAATCTACAAAAATTAAAGTTGAGATTATTGAACACCTTTTCCATTACAATagtagaatttaaattaccTTAACGACTCATCCTTCAATAATCTTCTTAATATATCCATAGCACAGTTgccattattttttacttctttccaattttttttctctatataTTGTAATGTTGTAGATAATACAGATCTGACTGCTACATAActacaaatacaaataaatttaggtcaatgaaaattataaaaacttctctatttttaaatctattgCTAATTTGTAAAAGTAAGTTTACCTCATTAGATGTAAtctagaagaaaatattggaaaataatgcCCAGAATTTTTTGggaatattattttccctAAATAAATATCACATAACATATGAAACGTATCTGCCAGACTATTTGCTGGATCTTGATTTGGCATCAGCAGTATTATTATCTTATCAATAATATTCcatgttttgaaatttatacatacacaaAAATCTATTATGTCCAAAATTGaatcatataaaatactacCTGGAGTCTTCATTCCAGGAaacaaagattttttatttgaaaattgtaataactTTTGGATATTACTTTTTTTGTTCCctttagaattaattttcatctttctacAAAGTTGCTGTATTTCAGTTACTTGCAATAGTTCAAGTATTGTAtctaatttctcatttttaatatcgaaactACAAATAGATCGTGAAGCAAGAACTTCAAAAGTATGTTTCAATTCTGTAGCTATTTCTGGGTAAACTACGCTACTTTTCCTAAACCAtgtcctctttctttttatcatccTTGCCAATAACATTTGAGCGTCTTTAGGAAGCGtgattatagaaaatataaaatcaagttcatctttattgaaataacTACAATTGGTAGGATTAGAGAGTACAAGgaaaatagtattaaataaaatttctgaattcAAATCATCACATAAGTTTATGTCACTTAATTTATACTCTGTTGCAACTTCactatttatgttattatctATGTCACTATATGTATCAAATgtttttgtgaaatatatactCTTTAGATCAAACTCGTGTGAAATAACATCTTGTTTTgctaaattcatatatttaatagcCTGAGTTAAAATGTCAATATCTGTATTTTCACCAAATAGTTTCCTCCTTGAACTAATTCTTGGAGATTTATCAGGTGATACTTTGGAagtataatttgattttttaggTGTTGAGGAAGGTGTTGAGCTGTTAGAATttctaaatagaaaaatatttttatctggaGTTCTTAGTTTCTTATTTGAAGTATCTTTTAAATGACAATTGTCTTTAATAATAGGTGATGATGTTTTCATATAACTATTGTTTCTTGACTCACTTTCTGGtgttttttgtaatttcatactAATATTATTTGGTGGTGTCTGTCCATTAAAATTTGGAGAATTTTCTAACTTGTTATTTGATGTTATCAAGCAATTtccgtttttatttaaagtttctctttgtatttcatttattgtatCAATCATTGGTAGTTCATATTCTTTATCAAGTTCATGCTGTGATATTCCTCCTAAATAATCATTTCCACACAATGTTACATTATTGCTTGCTATTTGAACATTAGTTCGTATCATTTTTGCATCATTTAAGTTAACATCatgcattttatttaacttctcATATAGAACTATACAATCCAATCCTTTATTTTCTGGCAATGAAACGtttgttttttcatttccctccttcttcctctataaaagtaaaaaaagaaataatttaatttcatacaataccttcttttataaaaataatagggttaaaaagaatataaacgtCAGCTAACCCTTTTTGAATAAGGTATACTTTTTGACCTAGCACATTTCTTAACATTTATCACAGTCGATTTTTGTTTGCCGATTGATTTATAGAATTCATCAATGCGTGTTTGTTGCgacattgttttatatttgcctcacaataaaataattgcactttttaaattattattgtccATGCTAATCTTTGACGGTCTTTGTTACATATACAAATAGAGcgtgatataatattaaaaaactatCACTTTAATAAATGCTTCTATTTTCCACAGATgtatatcaatttctttatttttatcaataacatAAAGAGGAAGACTAAACCACACCCATAAAACACCTCCGAATAATTAGTCATGACTCATTTTATAGAATGTCGATAATCTTACATTCTACATTATGATAAGTGATATTTGATTGTAGAAGTAAACGTACATGTTACACTGCTATCATTCTCATCTGTTCTCACTAGCGCGGGTTCCGACTTATGTGGATACGCACCTGTCATACgcacatacatacgtacataatatatgcatatgtagaATATAGATAAGACTATAGTTCAGTTTCAGTGAACACGCGTTCAGAAGTTCTGACTAACACACAGACTTCTGACAGATATGCGGCTTCTTTTATTCCCGCGAATTTTTCGCTCCTTCAAGACGGAAGTAGAAAAGGAACGACGTCACCGGATTTGTTCACTTCTTCCTGAATTCTGCTTCTATGTATATCAAAGATACACAGAATGTtcaaattaagtaaaattccACTTGTCATCAGCATTGCACTagcaaaataaattgttttgttGTAGCCAgcaataattgtttattaataactttGATAAAAAGAACTTCTTTTGTCATAAGGTTTATACTGATATTGTATGTATCacacataaaaaattatataaaacgtaTTCATTTCCATAAAACATTGTATATACTTACTACAGTATATTTTAACAGAAGTCTTAAATAAGATGTTTACCAAACCAATGTTTTGCCGCCATATTTATCCATATGATTTAcgacatacatatgtatctatacatacatacgtatatggCTTTATTACCGGAAGGAATTTCTTATTTgactttttgcttttttaaatctaatatgtttacaataagtacaattatataatttagtatCAAGTACTATTCATACTATACTAAGCAGCGAAGGACATGGTAATGAGTATATAATGAGATCAATTAGTCAGAAATAGTCAGAATTATAAGTTTCTACGTATAAAATTCTGCAGATTATAATGCCTCTAACGAGAAACAGATTTCTAACACTTTAATTTGTAATGACATTCTCTCTATATAAAGTTTGTTAAAGTCgacgttataataaaaaatatacaaataaataaaacaatattcatATTCGCTGGCATTTTTATCTGATTatcctaaaaataaaaaaaggtatACAACCTACAATAGTGCAAAacagatttgaaaatttgcaaaaacgcaaatactataaataaaaaaaatcctcatatttgaaacataataaaaagttataaaaaattctattttcgcAATTTTACACAAGATAATTGTATAGAATTCTATATAGCATGAATGTGATATTTATAAAGGAATAAACCTgtgaacaaatttatttttaaaaatgtacaaagaaaatgtaatttttctatttctttcaagTTCCTCGAGCAAGAATTAAGTATACAAAGCATCAtcgtaaacaaattttattttataattattctcaGCTAGGAAGGTAAAGCTACGCGATGTAatcagaatttattttaaaatatttgcctatttaaattttgttgaatttatgtttgttacgaatatttttttgttagcGTTATATGTGAAATGCAATTGTGTCCTGCTCCTTCTTCACTTACGATTTTTTAGGAAAcaaatcatttatatattttaatagttaGTATAGCAAATACTGTGTTGTCGTATAATACGTAAAACATTCATTATAATGTGATTGCAATGTAAATacaatagataaaataaaaagtagacTTCGACCTGTTGACATGAATTACATAGATGTAtatcacatatatatgttttatactgAAGaactattttttcatttttcttcctttacttGAATAacgtacaataattaatttgtttataattttgccaatttgttgaaattacaCAATCTGGGTATGTTTAATAATCAAATtgcaatgtatatatataatatatatacattcaaTTAGTTACATTAACTAACAGATTCAAGTGTTAATCACATTTATTATAGACATTAATgctaaattataattgaatttaaatttttatatgtaattaataggAAACAACTCATCTACCTGATAACATCTCTACTTgtctaaaaatatgaaaagacaAATAAATGCAAGCACTTTCGACTAttctattcaaaatatttctcgctTTCCgtcgataaaagaatttaaagtttattattattattacaaaaagcATGTACTACAAAATCACAAGCACATCAGAGTtatagaaaagagagagagagagagagagagagagagagagagagagagagagagagagagagagagagagagacagacagacagacagacagacagacagacagacagacagacagacagacagacagacagacaaacagacagacagacagacaaacagacagacagacaaacagacagacagacagacagacaaacagacagacagacagagacagagagagaaaaagagagagaggcaaATAAATTTaggaatgtaatttttatttgttagatCTCGACGGTTTAtaagcaataaatataattcacgccttaatttatatctgatgatattttatttggatcaaattaaatttgatacatGCACTCAGTGAAAGGTGTTATCAGGGGACGAGAGAGTAGATGATGTATGTATCGAAGAACAAATAAAAGGGTTGTCTAGATCAAACATTCTACATATATAGAATTTGATACACCTTCCCTTTACGTTCTCCGACTATACAATCTTGAGAAAAATTCTCTATACTCTCGTCAAACTTTCGTTCAAACTGGAGCTTTGGTTGGAGCgttttttccaattaaatcTTCCTGTCGCACAGCGACATAGAAGTCCTACTGTATTCACAGAATAAAATACACGTATAATAGATACACCGCATTTCGACACCTGTCGATATTATCGTAAAAGTTTTTTTAACACTCAGAACTTTTTTAAGAGCTTCACGTTGAACATTATATTTGTAAGCTCATTCTTTCtcttaataatttgtttttttttcacacGAAACGATTATAGGTCTTGTTCGATCGCTCTAAATAGTTGCATTGATTCGGCTTAGTCCTACTTACATGGTACAGTATTGTTTTCCGCGAATGCAACAAATTGGGTAAACACGAAGTCTCACAGCTCAATTCCaccgaattattttttctgaaTCACATCGATTAACTATATAAATCATTTGACAAAAACTTTCTTggataataaaacatttcacaAATATTGCTAAGTAATACTTTGATTACCATATTGTTTAGCTTATTTACCATAAATTACTTAAAAGCAACGAGATATCGGCCTCGTTATCGATGAAACTTCGTGTTTGCCAAATCAGAAAATGTAAAGCGAACTCAGTCTTTGGTTGGAGCGATCAAACCTTTGAAGATTTTCGACGTTTCATTTGTAAAATGGCTATTGGgtcaatatttttaacattaataaattttatataaaaatccatGTACCactatatttcgtttaaagcGTTCCAactaaaataaacaaatgatttTTACAAGTACattcttggaaatatttttccgcaTAATATCACTCGTCTTTCTCAAAATCATGTGACGgaagatattttcttcttttcataaaTGAATTTTGCAAAGAAACATAAGATATGAATGtgggaaaagaaataaaataattagaaaggTAATGAAATACGacttaattgaaaatttgtgaatataattaagaaaagtgAAATAGCACTTCATGTTCAATGGTGAGTTTGAGAAAGACGAGAGAAATAATCAGATACCTAaagtatatatacaaatgTGGCAGAAATTAGATTTcacaaaatgttatataatatacaggcGAGTGAAAttcttaacaaaataataagtCCTATCCaggataaaatttctttattactcCTCCTCTAAAATCGTCCcgaattcataaattttcatacacaTCGCTGTGCACCTACCACAACAACATTAATTAcagttattttttagttaattacCTAAAAGTAAGAGATACAATAagcgtaattatttttatatgtacaatatatcttttttgtttatttcttattatgaTTTCATGAAGTCTCTAGAATTTGCAACATTTGCaccattatatttttctcttgatCTCGTATTACGGCTCGCGAAAGAACTTTTTTATTGCATACTTGGAAAAAATTTCTATGCTTCAGGTCTGGAAAATGAATGACTACCTGAAAGACTTTGCCATGGCCGTTCGTAATAcacttaaattataaatcttcaGTCCAAGTGGCTAGGATATTATTCATCTTGACCAGTGcctacaaatttcaaataaacaacAGACAATGTGTTGCATATGTGAATGAAAccttttctaaataataataacaattatgcGACAGATACTCTTGAATTTCGTCAGTTCTAAActcatatatttaataatttattttaagtaactatatgtattttttaataggtATCCTTCCTATTAGCCACacagaaatatgaaatgtgtaattgtaataaatgtgtagtaatctttctttcaaataaaacaactGCTTCTTTCGTATCAtcaattatcaaataaaaacaTCTTAGAATCTCGATATTGTCAATTTTCTTGCtaacttatttttttattcaatgcttatattttaatgtagtATCTCAATATACAGTTACATGGAATGGGAGACAATAATGCAGAAAGACTAAGAGGAAGAGAATAACGCACATAAAAATGTGCGCAGATTCAGtaactattttcattttcatgttGGTTTTATCTAGTGgtaattaatcttttctttttatctgcAAAATTATGTAACAAAGTATATGGATTATGTACCAGTAAATGCCAAAATACCTCAATCTcaattttcgtataattatacCAGTAGATTTCAAAAACTGTTTGTCTGCATAAACAACTAAATTTTTGTATGGCAATAATACTCATTGATACGACGTTATATGTTTGATTTAAGCAGGAAGCTGATAATCCCTTATTTGAAGCTTAAACACAGACTCGgctattattctatatatatatatatatatatagaataatatatatatataaatattctattctatatatatttatgtaatgtaTCAACTTTTTGTAAAGAATTCTACTGgtatgaatatacatatataagatataCCCATTTTCCCAAATACTGTTACTTAAATCTTGCTATAAAGTACTTAACACATT
It encodes the following:
- the LOC122575275 gene encoding NAD-dependent protein deacylase sirtuin-5, mitochondrial-like isoform X3, whose amino-acid sequence is MNAMKSFREILAHAKNVLILTGSGISAESGIPTFRGAGGFWRKYQAENLATPEAFAANPSLVWEFYEYRRRVASEAKPNRAHEAIAVFQNRYLKEGKNVTIVTQNIDELHQRAGAKDVVELHDIININMNRSPDPNIMISDIPKEDLPKCAKEDCKGLLRPHIVWFGENLDDYILEQAYTAVENCDICLIIGTSSIVYPAAMFAPQVAQRGIPVAEFNLETTPATNYFEYHFQGPCTITVTEALEP
- the LOC122575275 gene encoding NAD-dependent protein deacylase sirtuin-5, mitochondrial-like isoform X1, which translates into the protein MNAMKSFREILAHAKNVLILTGSGISAESGIPTFRGAGGFWRKYQAENLATPEAFAANPSLVWEFYEYRRRVASEAKPNRAHEAIAVFQNRYLKEGKNVTIVTQNIDELHQRAGAKDVVELHGSLYKTRCTICHEIVVNRNIPICSALEGKGSPDPNIMISDIPKEDLPKCAKEDCKGLLRPHIVWFGENLDDYILEQAYTAVENCDICLIIGTSSIVYPAAMFAPQVAQRGIPVAEFNLETTPATNYFEYHFQGPCTITVTEALEP
- the LOC122575274 gene encoding methionine aminopeptidase 1D, mitochondrial is translated as MFLRSFFKRKPKTIPRKFINNSFGSYEVIVPWEVSEIREVPPYIPKPSYSQSSIPRDGPKKPEIKDKNQIQSMRDSCSFAKKVLTHIKQYIKPGITTDELDAVVHEMIISNGAYPSPLNYKGFPKSICTSINNVACHGIPDKRPLAKGDILNVDVTVYLHGYHGDCSKMFEVEECDDEAKRLISVTELCLKNAIDICKPNENFNNIGNVIEETAAKQGYSIVPVFAGHGIGTYFHGPPDIFHFANNFDGKMLPGMTFTIEPVVSQGSKEVKILEDGWTAVTIDNARTAQCEHTILITDTGCDVLTH
- the LOC122575275 gene encoding NAD-dependent protein deacylase sirtuin-5, mitochondrial-like isoform X2; this encodes MNAMKSFREILAHAKNVLILTGSGISAESGIPTFRGAGGFWRKYQAENLATPEAFAANPSLVWEFYEYRRRVASEAKPNRAHEAIAVFQNRYLKEGKNVTIVTQNIDELHQRAGAKDVVELHGSLYKTRYIININMNRSPDPNIMISDIPKEDLPKCAKEDCKGLLRPHIVWFGENLDDYILEQAYTAVENCDICLIIGTSSIVYPAAMFAPQVAQRGIPVAEFNLETTPATNYFEYHFQGPCTITVTEALEP
- the LOC122575272 gene encoding fanconi-associated nuclease 1-like isoform X1: MSQQTRIDEFYKSIGKQKSTVINVKKCARSKSIPYSKRRKKEGNEKTNVSLPENKGLDCIVLYEKLNKMHDVNLNDAKMIRTNVQIASNNVTLCGNDYLGGISQHELDKEYELPMIDTINEIQRETLNKNGNCLITSNNKLENSPNFNGQTPPNNISMKLQKTPESESRNNSYMKTSSPIIKDNCHLKDTSNKKLRTPDKNIFLFRNSNSSTPSSTPKKSNYTSKVSPDKSPRISSRRKLFGENTDIDILTQAIKYMNLAKQDVISHEFDLKSIYFTKTFDTYSDIDNNINSEVATEYKLSDINLCDDLNSEILFNTIFLVLSNPTNCSYFNKDELDFIFSIITLPKDAQMLLARMIKRKRTWFRKSSVVYPEIATELKHTFEVLASRSICSFDIKNEKLDTILELLQVTEIQQLCRKMKINSKGNKKSNIQKLLQFSNKKSLFPGMKTPGSILYDSILDIIDFCVCINFKTWNIIDKIIILLMPNQDPANSLADTFHMLCDIYLGKIIFPKNSGHYFPIFSSRLHLMSYVAVRSVLSTTLQYIEKKNWKEVKNNGNCAMDILRRLLKDESLRLEYSMLPKHVTRYMPAFVWMKILSISIEAFKKDQDKKAKDGKNGDATNKNKKQVVEILLFLLEQNCYMHTYKGKWYDELALIEMYHHKDIETCASIIIKALNTENITQIDKINLMKRARKIVKKKDGIKPSTRDTLNKILCDHCILEDVISPMFYQSNSVTIYATEMPRNTAGSKSTWCIKSNTDGQSYGSVETVAFHYYQKQGFPNGLHLEGALPITLFCTLFWEELYDVHVPGAFSSPYQEAPSDLFTGEFYENRKNEIDRKLQIIGSYNSEFLSSFMQEKFAEFGRYRSIMSSSPIKSDSLQLKQIVHCLGTQGVIGICKRLIDNFKLWKAGFPDLIVWNYDTKRHKIIEVKGPRDVLSTKQQSWLEYLHHLELNTEVCLVQDNTSCK
- the LOC122575272 gene encoding fanconi-associated nuclease 1-like isoform X2; amino-acid sequence: MHDVNLNDAKMIRTNVQIASNNVTLCGNDYLGGISQHELDKEYELPMIDTINEIQRETLNKNGNCLITSNNKLENSPNFNGQTPPNNISMKLQKTPESESRNNSYMKTSSPIIKDNCHLKDTSNKKLRTPDKNIFLFRNSNSSTPSSTPKKSNYTSKVSPDKSPRISSRRKLFGENTDIDILTQAIKYMNLAKQDVISHEFDLKSIYFTKTFDTYSDIDNNINSEVATEYKLSDINLCDDLNSEILFNTIFLVLSNPTNCSYFNKDELDFIFSIITLPKDAQMLLARMIKRKRTWFRKSSVVYPEIATELKHTFEVLASRSICSFDIKNEKLDTILELLQVTEIQQLCRKMKINSKGNKKSNIQKLLQFSNKKSLFPGMKTPGSILYDSILDIIDFCVCINFKTWNIIDKIIILLMPNQDPANSLADTFHMLCDIYLGKIIFPKNSGHYFPIFSSRLHLMSYVAVRSVLSTTLQYIEKKNWKEVKNNGNCAMDILRRLLKDESLRLEYSMLPKHVTRYMPAFVWMKILSISIEAFKKDQDKKAKDGKNGDATNKNKKQVVEILLFLLEQNCYMHTYKGKWYDELALIEMYHHKDIETCASIIIKALNTENITQIDKINLMKRARKIVKKKDGIKPSTRDTLNKILCDHCILEDVISPMFYQSNSVTIYATEMPRNTAGSKSTWCIKSNTDGQSYGSVETVAFHYYQKQGFPNGLHLEGALPITLFCTLFWEELYDVHVPGAFSSPYQEAPSDLFTGEFYENRKNEIDRKLQIIGSYNSEFLSSFMQEKFAEFGRYRSIMSSSPIKSDSLQLKQIVHCLGTQGVIGICKRLIDNFKLWKAGFPDLIVWNYDTKRHKIIEVKGPRDVLSTKQQSWLEYLHHLELNTEVCLVQDNTSCK